One window of Novosphingobium sp. P6W genomic DNA carries:
- the rpsN gene encoding 30S ribosomal protein S14 gives MAKLSSVNKNERRKKLVKKYAGKYAALKAVADDQSLEETERLIARLKLAEIPRNANPTRVRNRCATTGRPRGYYRKFGLCRIELRDLANKGMIPGVTKSSW, from the coding sequence ATGGCGAAACTGAGTTCCGTGAACAAGAATGAGCGTCGCAAGAAGCTCGTTAAGAAGTATGCAGGCAAGTACGCTGCCCTCAAGGCGGTTGCCGACGACCAGTCGCTCGAAGAAACCGAGCGTCTGATCGCCCGCCTGAAGCTGGCCGAGATCCCGCGCAACGCAAACCCCACCCGGGTTCGCAACCGTTGCGCCACGACCGGCCGTCCGCGCGGTTACTACCGCAAGTTCGGCCTTTGCCGCATCGAACTGCGTGATCTTGCCAACAAGGGCATGATCCCCGGTGTGACGAAGTCGAGCTGGTAA
- the rplE gene encoding 50S ribosomal protein L5 encodes MAEQYIPRLRTKFDAEIAKAMTEKFGYKNVMEIPKIEKITLNMGVGEASQDKKKVQTAAAEMELIAGQKPVITKARKSIAQFKLREGMPIGCKVTLRRERMYEFLDRLVTVAMPRIRDFRGLNPKSFDGRGNYAMGLKEQIIFPEISYDRIDKVRGMDIIVTTTAKTDDEARELLRLFGFPFPAEESEQKEAA; translated from the coding sequence ATGGCTGAGCAGTACATTCCGCGCCTGCGGACCAAGTTCGACGCCGAAATCGCGAAGGCGATGACCGAGAAGTTCGGTTACAAGAACGTGATGGAAATTCCGAAGATCGAAAAGATCACGCTCAACATGGGCGTCGGTGAGGCCAGCCAGGACAAGAAGAAGGTCCAGACTGCCGCTGCCGAGATGGAACTCATCGCCGGCCAGAAGCCTGTCATCACCAAAGCCCGCAAGTCGATCGCACAGTTCAAGCTGCGCGAAGGCATGCCGATCGGCTGCAAGGTGACGCTGCGCCGCGAGCGTATGTACGAATTCCTCGATCGTCTCGTGACCGTGGCCATGCCGCGCATCCGAGATTTTCGTGGTCTGAACCCGAAGTCGTTCGACGGCCGTGGCAACTATGCCATGGGCCTGAAGGAGCAGATCATCTTCCCAGAGATCAGCTACGACCGGATCGACAAGGTGCGTGGGATGGACATCATCGTCACCACCACCGCGAAGACCGATGACGAGGCGCGCGAGCTGCTGCGTCTGTTCGGTTTCCCGTTCCCGGCTGAAGAGTCGGAACAGAAGGAGGCGGCGTGA
- the rplX gene encoding 50S ribosomal protein L24 has translation MAAAKIKKGDSVVVLSGKDKGRTGTVLQVQPKDGKVVVEGVNVATRHRKPTQANPQGGIDRIPAPMHICKVAVADKDGKPTRVRFETKDGKKVRVAVKSGETIDG, from the coding sequence ATGGCTGCCGCTAAGATCAAGAAGGGCGACTCGGTCGTCGTTCTCTCGGGCAAGGACAAGGGTCGCACCGGCACGGTGCTCCAGGTTCAGCCCAAGGATGGCAAGGTCGTTGTCGAGGGCGTCAACGTCGCCACTCGTCACCGCAAGCCCACCCAGGCGAACCCTCAGGGTGGCATCGATCGCATTCCTGCGCCGATGCACATCTGCAAGGTCGCTGTTGCGGACAAGGACGGCAAGCCGACCCGCGTTCGTTTTGAAACCAAGGACGGCAAGAAGGTCCGCGTGGCCGTGAAGTCCGGGGAGACGATCGATGGCTGA
- the rplN gene encoding 50S ribosomal protein L14, producing the protein MIQMQSNLDVADNSGAKRVQCIKVLGGSKRRFAGVGDIIVVSIKEAQPRARVKKGDVHRAVIVRTRKDVRRGDGSVIRFDSNAAVLINKNEEPIGTRIFGPVVRELRGRGFMKIISLAPEVL; encoded by the coding sequence ATGATCCAGATGCAATCCAATCTCGACGTCGCGGACAACAGCGGCGCAAAGCGCGTCCAGTGCATCAAGGTACTGGGTGGCTCCAAGCGTCGTTTCGCAGGCGTCGGCGACATCATCGTGGTGTCGATCAAGGAGGCGCAGCCGCGTGCTCGCGTCAAGAAGGGCGACGTGCACCGCGCCGTCATCGTGCGCACCCGCAAGGATGTGCGCCGTGGCGACGGTAGCGTGATCCGCTTCGACAGCAATGCTGCCGTGCTGATCAACAAGAACGAGGAGCCGATCGGCACTCGTATCTTCGGCCCAGTGGTCCGCGAACTTCGTGGCCGTGGCTTCATGAAGATCATCTCGCTCGCGCCGGAGGTGCTGTAA
- the rpsQ gene encoding 30S ribosomal protein S17, which produces MPKRILSGTVVSDKTDKTVTVLVERKVKHPLYGKIIRRSKKYHAHDEDNAFKTGEKVRIEETSPYSKTKTWKVLDRLQASKGTALEAEV; this is translated from the coding sequence ATGCCCAAGCGTATTCTTAGCGGGACCGTCGTCTCCGACAAGACGGACAAGACCGTGACCGTGCTCGTTGAGCGCAAGGTGAAGCACCCCCTTTATGGGAAGATCATCCGCCGCTCGAAGAAGTACCACGCCCACGACGAGGACAACGCCTTCAAGACCGGCGAGAAAGTCCGGATCGAGGAGACGTCGCCCTACTCGAAGACCAAGACCTGGAAGGTTCTTGACCGTCTTCAGGCGAGCAAGGGTACGGCACTCGAAGCTGAGGTTTGA
- the rpmC gene encoding 50S ribosomal protein L29: MAAKTEDFRAKSDDQLTADLVDLKREQFNLRFQAATSQLERPARIKEVRRDIARIKTLQAERSGSAKA; the protein is encoded by the coding sequence ATGGCCGCCAAGACCGAAGACTTCCGCGCCAAGAGCGACGACCAGCTGACCGCTGACCTCGTCGATCTCAAGCGCGAGCAGTTCAACCTGCGTTTCCAGGCCGCCACGAGCCAGCTCGAGCGTCCGGCACGCATCAAGGAAGTCCGTCGCGACATCGCCCGCATCAAGACGCTCCAGGCCGAGCGTTCTGGTTCGGCGAAGGCGTAA
- the rplP gene encoding 50S ribosomal protein L16 — MLQPKKHKFRKAFKGRIKGDAKGGTDLNFGSYGLKAMEPERITARQIEAARRAITRHIKRQGRLWIRIFPDVPVSKKPAEVRQGKGKGAVEYWAARVKPGRILFELDGVAGPLAAEAFERAAMKLPIKTKVVARLGDTTHLGGE, encoded by the coding sequence ATGCTGCAACCAAAAAAGCACAAGTTCCGCAAGGCCTTCAAGGGCCGGATCAAGGGCGACGCCAAGGGTGGCACCGACCTGAACTTCGGTTCCTACGGCCTCAAGGCCATGGAGCCCGAGCGGATCACCGCCCGCCAGATCGAAGCGGCTCGCCGCGCGATCACGCGTCACATCAAGCGCCAGGGTCGCCTCTGGATTCGCATCTTCCCGGATGTGCCGGTTTCCAAGAAGCCTGCCGAAGTCCGTCAGGGTAAGGGCAAGGGTGCGGTCGAATACTGGGCAGCCCGCGTCAAGCCGGGTCGCATCCTGTTCGAACTGGACGGCGTTGCCGGCCCGCTCGCTGCAGAAGCGTTCGAACGTGCTGCGATGAAGCTGCCGATCAAGACCAAGGTCGTTGCCCGTCTCGGCGACACCACCCACCTGGGAGGCGAATGA
- the rpsC gene encoding 30S ribosomal protein S3: MGHKSNPIGLRLQINRTWDSRWYAEGQDYRQLLEEDIKIRKSIMATLPQAAISKVVIERPAKLCRISIFAARPGVIIGKKGADIEKLRKQLASMTKSEVKLNIVEIRKPEVDARLVAQGIADQLIRRVAFRRAMKRAMQSAMRLGAEGIKIMCGGRLGGAEIARVEQYREGRVPLHTLRANIDYADVEALTAYGIIGIKVWVFKGEILGHDPMAQDRLMMEAQTSGVRPAR; this comes from the coding sequence ATGGGTCATAAGAGCAATCCGATCGGTCTGCGTCTGCAGATCAACCGCACCTGGGACAGCCGCTGGTATGCGGAAGGCCAGGACTACCGCCAGCTTCTTGAAGAAGACATCAAGATCCGCAAGTCCATCATGGCGACGCTGCCCCAGGCAGCGATCTCCAAGGTGGTGATCGAGCGTCCGGCCAAGCTGTGCCGCATCTCGATCTTCGCGGCTCGTCCCGGTGTCATCATCGGCAAGAAGGGTGCTGACATCGAAAAGCTGCGCAAGCAGCTTGCCTCGATGACCAAGAGCGAAGTGAAGCTGAACATCGTCGAAATCCGCAAGCCGGAAGTCGATGCAAGGCTCGTCGCTCAGGGTATCGCCGACCAGCTGATCCGCCGCGTGGCGTTCCGCCGGGCGATGAAGCGCGCGATGCAGTCTGCCATGCGTCTGGGTGCCGAAGGCATCAAGATCATGTGCGGCGGCCGTCTGGGCGGGGCAGAAATCGCCCGCGTCGAGCAGTATCGCGAAGGTCGCGTGCCGCTTCACACCCTGCGTGCGAACATCGATTACGCTGATGTTGAGGCGCTGACCGCCTACGGCATCATCGGCATCAAGGTGTGGGTCTTCAAGGGCGAAATCCTTGGTCACGACCCGATGGCGCAGGACCGACTGATGATGGAAGCTCAGACTTCCGGCGTCCGTCCGGCCCGCTGA
- the rplV gene encoding 50S ribosomal protein L22, whose translation MSKQAAPRRVGDKEALAVNTNIRGSAQKLNLVAALIRGQRVEDAMNILSFSTKAMAVDARKVLASAIANAENNHNLDVDALVVAEASVGKSITMKRFHARGRGKSTRILKPFSRLRIVVREVEEA comes from the coding sequence GTGAGCAAGCAAGCTGCACCCCGCCGCGTCGGTGACAAGGAAGCTCTTGCGGTCAACACGAACATTCGTGGTTCGGCCCAGAAGCTCAACCTGGTTGCTGCCCTCATCCGTGGCCAGCGCGTCGAAGACGCGATGAACATCCTCTCCTTCTCCACGAAGGCGATGGCTGTTGACGCTCGCAAGGTCCTGGCCTCTGCGATCGCCAATGCGGAAAACAACCACAACCTCGACGTCGACGCTCTCGTCGTCGCCGAGGCGTCGGTCGGCAAGTCGATCACCATGAAGCGTTTCCACGCTCGTGGTCGCGGCAAGTCCACCCGCATCCTCAAGCCGTTCTCACGGCTCCGGATCGTCGTTCGCGAAGTCGAGGAGGCCTGA
- the rpsS gene encoding 30S ribosomal protein S19 — protein sequence MARSVWKGPFVDLYLLKKAEVAQDAGSRGGPIKTWSRRSTILPQFVGLTFTVYNGHKFIPVSVNEDMVGHKLGEFAPTRTFPGHAADKKGKRK from the coding sequence ATGGCACGTTCCGTCTGGAAAGGCCCCTTCGTTGACCTCTACCTTCTCAAGAAGGCTGAAGTCGCGCAGGATGCCGGCAGCCGTGGTGGCCCGATCAAGACATGGTCGCGCCGTTCCACCATTCTCCCGCAGTTCGTTGGTCTGACCTTCACGGTCTACAACGGGCACAAGTTCATCCCGGTCTCGGTCAACGAGGACATGGTCGGTCACAAGCTGGGTGAGTTCGCTCCCACCCGCACGTTCCCGGGCCACGCCGCCGACAAGAAGGGCAAGCGCAAGTGA
- the rplB gene encoding 50S ribosomal protein L2, translated as MALKKYNPTSPARRGLVLVDKSSLWKGKPLKALTEGKSKTGGRNNKGHVTSRGIAGGHKQKYRFIDFKRRKFDMEATVERIEYDPNRTAFIALVKYTDGEQTYIIAPQRLAVGDVVVAGEKTDVKPGNAMLLSQMPVGTICHNVEMKPGKGGQIARSAGTYVQVVGRDRGMVIVRLNSGEQRYLRGDCMGTVGAVSNPDNGNQTLAKAGRKRWMGRRPLTRGVAKNPVDHPHGGGEGRTSGGRHPVTPWGKPTKGARTRNNKQTDKLIIRSRHAKKKR; from the coding sequence ATGGCACTGAAGAAATATAACCCGACCAGCCCGGCACGCCGTGGCCTGGTCCTCGTCGACAAGTCGTCGCTCTGGAAGGGCAAGCCCCTCAAGGCGCTGACCGAAGGCAAGAGCAAGACCGGCGGCCGCAACAACAAGGGTCACGTGACCTCGCGCGGTATCGCTGGCGGTCACAAGCAGAAGTATCGCTTCATCGACTTCAAGCGTCGTAAGTTCGATATGGAAGCGACCGTGGAGCGTATCGAATACGATCCCAACCGCACGGCCTTCATCGCTCTGGTGAAGTACACCGACGGCGAGCAGACCTACATCATCGCGCCGCAGCGTCTTGCGGTTGGTGACGTTGTCGTCGCCGGCGAGAAGACCGACGTGAAGCCTGGTAATGCCATGCTGCTGTCGCAGATGCCGGTTGGCACGATCTGCCACAACGTCGAGATGAAGCCGGGCAAGGGTGGCCAGATCGCCCGTTCGGCAGGCACGTATGTTCAGGTCGTCGGTCGTGACCGCGGCATGGTCATCGTGCGCCTCAACTCGGGTGAGCAGCGTTACCTGCGCGGCGATTGCATGGGCACTGTGGGCGCCGTGTCGAACCCCGACAACGGCAACCAGACCCTCGCAAAGGCTGGCCGCAAGCGCTGGATGGGCCGTCGTCCGCTTACGCGTGGTGTGGCAAAGAACCCGGTCGATCACCCGCACGGTGGTGGTGAAGGTCGTACTTCGGGTGGTCGTCACCCGGTTACGCCTTGGGGCAAGCCGACCAAGGGCGCTCGCACTCGCAACAACAAGCAGACGGATAAGCTTATCATCCGTTCGCGTCACGCCAAGAAGAAGAGGTAA
- a CDS encoding 50S ribosomal protein L23 has translation MAKSNVDIRHFDVILSPHITEKSTLLSEHNAVVFKVADAATKPQIKAAVEALFDVKVTGVNTLVVKGKTKRWRGREYRRSDVKKAIVTLAEGQSIDVTEGVRG, from the coding sequence ATGGCTAAGAGCAACGTGGACATCCGTCATTTTGACGTGATCCTCTCGCCGCACATCACTGAGAAGTCGACCCTGCTCTCCGAGCATAACGCGGTTGTCTTCAAGGTGGCTGATGCAGCGACCAAGCCCCAGATCAAGGCTGCCGTCGAGGCGCTGTTCGATGTCAAGGTAACTGGCGTCAACACCCTGGTCGTCAAGGGCAAGACCAAGCGCTGGCGCGGTAGGGAATACCGCCGCAGCGACGTGAAGAAGGCGATTGTCACGCTGGCCGAAGGCCAGTCGATTGACGTCACCGAAGGCGTGCGGGGCTGA
- the rplD gene encoding 50S ribosomal protein L4, whose protein sequence is MKVQVLNIDGSAANADIELSDDVFGLEPRADILHRVVTWQLENRRGTARATRERSDVARTGKKFGRQKGGGTARHGDRAAPVFIGGGKAHGARRRDFNPSLNKKIRALGLKMALSAKALNGLVIVDSLDVADGKTKVLVGDLAKANFGKKILVMDGEQVNEGFALAARNIIGVNVLPAVGANVYDILKHDTLVLTRAAVEKLEARFNG, encoded by the coding sequence ATGAAGGTTCAAGTCCTCAACATCGATGGCTCGGCCGCTAACGCCGACATCGAGCTTTCGGACGACGTGTTCGGCCTCGAGCCGCGCGCGGACATCCTGCATCGCGTGGTCACCTGGCAGCTCGAGAACCGTCGCGGCACCGCCCGCGCCACTCGCGAGCGTTCGGATGTTGCGCGTACCGGCAAGAAGTTCGGCCGCCAGAAGGGTGGTGGTACCGCTCGTCACGGCGATCGTGCAGCTCCCGTCTTCATCGGTGGTGGTAAGGCTCACGGTGCACGTCGCCGCGATTTCAACCCGTCGCTGAACAAGAAGATCCGTGCGCTCGGCCTGAAGATGGCTCTGTCGGCAAAGGCCCTGAACGGCCTTGTCATCGTCGACTCGCTCGACGTTGCTGACGGCAAGACCAAGGTTCTCGTCGGTGATCTCGCGAAGGCGAACTTCGGCAAGAAGATCCTCGTCATGGACGGTGAGCAGGTCAACGAGGGCTTCGCTCTCGCCGCCCGCAACATCATCGGTGTCAACGTGCTTCCTGCTGTCGGCGCCAATGTCTACGACATCCTGAAGCACGATACGCTGGTGCTGACCCGCGCCGCTGTCGAAAAGCTGGAGGCCCGTTTCAATGGCTAA
- the rplC gene encoding 50S ribosomal protein L3, which yields MRTGVIAKKVGMTRLFQEDGRHVPVTVLALEGCQVVSVRTSDRDGYVAVQLGAGEAKQKNVAKPQREHFAKAEVSLKMRVAEFRVADDALLEVGSTIAASHFVPGQLVDVGGHTQGKGFQGAMKRWGFGGMRATHGVSISHRAHGSTGQRQDPGKVFKNKKMAGHMGDRQRTQQNLEVVRVDDERGLIFVKGSVPGSKNGWLTVSDAVKVDRHAEAPYPAGLLQASNINDTAAAETPADVAAPEATEGQEG from the coding sequence ATGCGTACCGGCGTGATCGCCAAGAAAGTCGGGATGACCCGCCTGTTCCAGGAGGATGGCCGCCATGTGCCCGTCACCGTCCTGGCCCTGGAAGGCTGCCAGGTGGTTTCGGTCCGCACCTCTGATCGTGACGGTTACGTCGCGGTTCAGCTCGGTGCTGGTGAAGCCAAGCAGAAGAACGTCGCCAAGCCGCAGCGCGAACATTTCGCCAAGGCTGAAGTTTCCCTCAAGATGCGCGTCGCGGAATTCCGCGTCGCCGACGACGCCCTCCTCGAGGTCGGCTCGACGATCGCAGCTTCGCACTTCGTGCCTGGCCAGCTGGTCGACGTAGGCGGTCACACGCAGGGTAAGGGCTTCCAGGGCGCTATGAAGCGCTGGGGCTTCGGCGGTATGCGCGCAACCCACGGTGTTTCGATCTCGCACCGTGCACACGGTTCGACCGGTCAGCGCCAGGATCCGGGCAAGGTCTTCAAGAACAAGAAGATGGCCGGCCACATGGGTGACCGTCAGCGTACGCAGCAGAACCTCGAAGTCGTCCGCGTGGATGACGAGCGTGGCCTCATCTTCGTCAAGGGCTCGGTCCCTGGTTCGAAGAACGGCTGGCTCACCGTTTCGGACGCCGTCAAGGTCGACCGTCACGCTGAGGCTCCGTACCCCGCCGGCCTGCTTCAGGCTTCCAACATCAACGACACGGCCGCTGCCGAGACCCCCGCTGATGTGGCGGCTCCCGAAGCGACCGAAGGCCAGGAGGGCTAA
- the rpsJ gene encoding 30S ribosomal protein S10: MDAQNIRIRLKAFDHRVLDQATGEIADTARRTGALIRGPIPLPTHIEKFTVNRGPHVDKKSREQFEVRTYKRLLDIVQPNAATVDALMKLDLAAGVNVEIKLA; encoded by the coding sequence ATGGACGCTCAGAACATTCGCATTCGCCTCAAGGCGTTTGACCACCGCGTGCTCGACCAGGCAACTGGCGAAATCGCTGACACGGCTCGTCGTACCGGCGCGCTGATCCGGGGCCCCATTCCGCTTCCGACCCACATCGAGAAGTTCACCGTGAACCGCGGCCCGCACGTCGACAAGAAGTCGCGTGAGCAGTTCGAGGTCCGTACCTACAAGCGTCTCCTCGACATCGTGCAGCCCAACGCTGCCACTGTCGACGCGCTGATGAAGCTGGACCTCGCGGCTGGCGTGAACGTCGAAATCAAGCTGGCGTGA